GCCGATTGGCATTGCCTATAAAGAAGATCCCCATCGCGTGATAAAGATTTGTATTGAGGCTGCTTCGACTCATCCACGAGTGCTTGAAGACCCAGCTCCGGCTTGCCTGTTGAAAGGGTTTGGTGACAGCTCGGTCGATCTCGAGCTCCGCTTTTGGATTCGTGATCCGCACAAAGGCGTGTCGAATGTACGCAGCGCGGTCCTGCTTGAGGTTTGGGATCGGTTTCAGGCTGAAGGTATCGAGATTCCTTATCCACAGCATGATCTGCATATCAAAACAGCCACGCCACTAACTCCAGAAAAGAACGATTGATCGGTAGTCCTTACCCCTTCTGTTAAGAGACTTGGTTTCGTCGCCATCCCAACAGGAACTCACGATTGCCATCACCGCCTTTGATGGGGGACTCACATTCACCAATCAGTATGCTACCAGATAGATGACTTGAGGTGAACTGTTTGATGTCTTTGACAATTTGTCTTTGGAGTGCTGAGTCGCGGATGACTCCGCCAGCGGTATCACTGGCCTCCTTGCCAGCCTCGAATTGAGGTTTGACTAGACATATTAATGTGCCACCGCTACGCACACGATTCCAGGCTGGCCTAAGAACCAGTTTCAAGGAGATGAAGCTCAAGTCCATCACTGCCAGGTCATAATCTGGAAGTGGGAGGTCTACATCATCCAGATTGCGTGCATTGACTCCTTCCAAATTGGTTACGCGGGAGTTTTCTGTAATCGATGGGTTTAGCTGACCATGCCCAACGTCGACGCAGACCACACTTTTTGCACCGCGTCTGAGCATGCAATCCGTAAAGCCACCGGTAGAGGCTCCAATATCAATGCACTCCAGATCCTCTACATTTACAGGGTATTTTTTTAAGAAGCCTTCCAGCTTTTCACCAGCTCGACTGACAAAGGGCTTTGGCCCTGATATACTCATTTTGTCATCCGGACTTAGTTTTTGGCCGGGGCGGGTAATTAAATCTCCAGCTAACGCGATTCGCTTATCCAGGATCAGGCGGCGCGCCATTGACTTGGTCGAAGCCAAGCCTTGCCGAACGAGGAGTTCGTCTGCGCGCAGACTGTCTTGAGGGGAGGCCATTCTTGTTTTTCTAATACCAGGGTAAGCGGTGAGTTCGAGCACTGTTTTGGCTTCATGAGTCCTAATTGCACAGAAAATGGCACTGATCAGCCTTTCTAATTTGACTTATTAACAGGATTTCAGAGTTATTCACAGGAACGAGTCCGGTATCCTGTGAAAAACCGCATCAAATAGAGCTTCCCGTCAATTTTATGGGTTGACAGGTGGGGCAAAGTGGGTCGAAATGGGGTGAAGTGTTTCACTTGAAACGTACTTTGCCGCATTATGGTTCCAAACGAACAGGGTCTTTACGCCGGGGAGTTCAGACACAATCTGGACGCCAAGAAACGGCTTACGATACCTTCGAAGTGGCGCTTCAATGGGGACGAGTCGGGGCAGTTTCTCGCTTTCCCCGATCCAAGTGGTTGCATCACCGTCTATCCCCCCGAGATGGTTGCTCAGCTAAAGGAAAAACTCTCGGCAGTGGGCATGTCGAATCGGGTAGGGCAGCGTGCCATCACACGGCTCTTCGGTGCTTCCGATGCCTTCACGAT
The Rubellicoccus peritrichatus DNA segment above includes these coding regions:
- a CDS encoding TlyA family RNA methyltransferase, with the protein product MASPQDSLRADELLVRQGLASTKSMARRLILDKRIALAGDLITRPGQKLSPDDKMSISGPKPFVSRAGEKLEGFLKKYPVNVEDLECIDIGASTGGFTDCMLRRGAKSVVCVDVGHGQLNPSITENSRVTNLEGVNARNLDDVDLPLPDYDLAVMDLSFISLKLVLRPAWNRVRSGGTLICLVKPQFEAGKEASDTAGGVIRDSALQRQIVKDIKQFTSSHLSGSILIGECESPIKGGDGNREFLLGWRRNQVS